A genomic segment from Pseudomonadota bacterium encodes:
- a CDS encoding sugar transferase, whose product MSLSTVFKWFHAPHKVLSDSLYGEKEFAHILARERARADRSTHRFSLVTFATRHEKLGGKAETHLLIELNNRMRATDEAGWLLPNKIGVILHNSNAHSAWNFAKYIQMSLLANGIQLLCEVYSYPPPQDKGAGSAEKIPKRIQPERGFGHHFTRDLPEQELSLLYLKRISRKKRCLDLLGSSLGLILLSPLFVLLWCVIKSVSPGPAIYRQTRIGLGGRPFQFLKFRTMEYNADTTGHQKHLASLIPKEDGERAPARPMVKLDDHNDQIIPFGKLLRKTYLDELPQLVNVLKGDMSLIGPRPSIPYEVAEYQLWHKGRFDTTPGMTGLWQVSGKNRLTFNQMVRLDIQYARRQSLWLDIKILLMTPMTIASELKESLHKRGQLIRIGTGQPTKF is encoded by the coding sequence ATGTCTCTCTCCACCGTGTTCAAATGGTTTCACGCACCCCACAAAGTACTGTCCGACAGCCTGTACGGAGAAAAGGAATTTGCGCATATCCTGGCCAGGGAGCGCGCCAGGGCCGATCGAAGCACCCACCGGTTTTCCCTGGTCACCTTTGCCACCAGGCACGAGAAACTGGGGGGCAAGGCGGAAACCCATCTGCTGATTGAACTGAACAACCGCATGCGGGCGACCGATGAAGCAGGCTGGCTTTTGCCGAACAAGATCGGCGTCATTCTGCACAACTCCAACGCCCACAGCGCCTGGAATTTCGCCAAATACATCCAGATGTCCCTCCTTGCCAACGGCATTCAGCTGCTCTGCGAAGTTTACAGTTACCCGCCACCGCAGGATAAAGGGGCCGGGAGCGCCGAAAAAATACCCAAAAGAATCCAGCCGGAACGGGGGTTCGGGCATCACTTTACCCGCGATCTTCCGGAGCAGGAGTTGTCTCTGCTCTACCTCAAAAGGATCTCCAGAAAAAAACGGTGCCTGGATCTTCTGGGCTCGTCCCTCGGACTGATCCTCCTTTCTCCGCTCTTTGTTCTACTGTGGTGTGTGATCAAATCGGTCTCGCCGGGCCCGGCCATCTACAGGCAAACCCGAATCGGCCTCGGCGGACGCCCCTTTCAATTCCTGAAGTTCCGGACCATGGAGTACAACGCCGACACCACCGGCCATCAAAAACATCTGGCCTCGCTGATCCCGAAAGAAGACGGCGAGCGGGCGCCCGCCCGCCCCATGGTCAAACTCGACGACCACAACGACCAGATCATCCCTTTCGGCAAACTGCTGCGCAAGACCTATCTTGATGAACTGCCCCAGCTGGTGAACGTGCTGAAAGGGGACATGAGCCTGATCGGCCCCCGCCCGTCGATTCCCTATGAAGTTGCCGAATACCAGCTCTGGCACAAAGGCCGTTTTGATACGACTCCGGGAATGACCGGCTTGTGGCAGGTCAGCGGCAAAAACAGGCTCACCTTCAACCAGATGGTCCGGCTGGACATTCAGTACGCCCGCCGACAATCCCTCTGGCTGGACATCAAAATACTGCTCATGACCCCGATGACCATCGCCTCGGAACTCAAGGAAAGTCTGCACAAACGAGGGCAACTCATCAGGATCGGAACGGGACAGCCCACAAAATTCTAG
- a CDS encoding polysaccharide export protein, translating to MITRHRGLIMNKVRTKTVLFLRLALPLACMLQAAACASNQGGIAERPYSPPPESRVVLRPGDEIELKFPYWKELNDTQVIRPDGYITLQLIDSVLAQGLTPEELDTKLTNLYESKIKDPVISVVVRSLVDQRIYVGGEIKNPGLLTLQGEVNVLQAVINAGGFKETARTDEVIVIRRNGKGKAVPYKTDLSGTLDETGPNHTFLLQPNDVVYVPKSTIANLNKFVNQYITELFLFRGIGLGFNYELRDRYN from the coding sequence ATGATCACCCGCCATCGTGGCCTCATCATGAATAAAGTCCGAACCAAGACGGTATTATTCCTGCGGCTGGCCCTGCCGCTTGCCTGCATGCTGCAGGCGGCGGCATGCGCTTCCAACCAGGGAGGCATTGCCGAACGGCCCTACTCGCCTCCCCCCGAGTCGAGAGTGGTCCTGCGGCCGGGTGACGAGATAGAACTGAAATTCCCCTACTGGAAAGAACTCAACGATACCCAGGTCATCAGGCCGGACGGGTACATCACCCTCCAGCTTATCGATTCGGTCCTGGCCCAGGGCCTGACGCCGGAGGAACTGGATACGAAACTGACCAATCTCTATGAATCCAAAATCAAAGATCCGGTTATCTCGGTGGTCGTCCGTTCACTGGTCGACCAGAGGATCTATGTCGGCGGCGAAATCAAGAACCCGGGCCTGCTGACGCTTCAGGGAGAAGTCAATGTCCTCCAGGCGGTCATCAATGCCGGCGGCTTCAAGGAAACGGCCCGGACCGACGAGGTGATCGTCATCCGCAGGAACGGAAAAGGCAAGGCTGTTCCGTACAAAACGGATCTTTCCGGAACACTTGACGAAACAGGCCCGAACCATACTTTCCTCCTGCAGCCAAACGATGTGGTCTATGTGCCGAAATCAACGATTGCGAACCTGAACAAGTTTGTGAACCAGTATATCACCGAGCTGTTCCTCTTCCGGGGCATCGGGCTCGGTTTCAACTATGAACTGCGCGACCGCTACAACTGA
- a CDS encoding AAA family ATPase: protein MYVNFYNMAKAPFHITPDPEFLYLSASHKEALGAIIYCIAKKKGFVSVIGEVGTGKTTIVRSYLAMCDRHLVEPIYVFNPAVTFNELLKTIFRELGIRLQSDSPYDMVQQLHTVLISRYERGRNIVLLIDEAQNMPVETFEQLRILSNLETPKDKLLQIVLVGQPELAEKLAGKELRQLNQRLAIRATLRPLSATESHEYVLFRLAKVTSTPQEIFSSGALKKIIRTAQGSPRMLNILCDNALVAGFGFQERKITRAIASQVIADFQGNRRPVGFIWKYASVFGALLLSISVLNGSQVFSSFRKADLDRNKPAGPVNSQAGIERETKPPPARSPAPSATGQSQTTLLSSGPFSVSRAAEGTTAPPDEPVAGEAADREPEIIAAPAKNEQKQPEPSPALSKSRPGPRTITVRKGEHLSRICLDAYGFVNDQLIRRVQAGNPKIFDADLIFIGDTIILPELSRQESILSAFQARR from the coding sequence ATGTATGTAAACTTTTACAATATGGCGAAGGCCCCCTTCCACATCACCCCGGATCCGGAATTCCTCTACCTGAGCGCAAGCCACAAGGAGGCCCTGGGGGCGATTATTTACTGTATCGCCAAGAAAAAAGGGTTTGTTTCGGTGATCGGCGAAGTCGGGACCGGCAAGACCACCATCGTTCGTTCCTACCTGGCCATGTGCGACCGGCATCTGGTCGAACCGATCTATGTGTTCAACCCGGCCGTCACCTTCAATGAACTCCTGAAAACGATTTTCCGGGAACTGGGGATCCGGTTGCAAAGCGACAGCCCCTACGACATGGTGCAACAGCTGCATACCGTCCTGATCAGCAGGTATGAGCGGGGCCGCAATATTGTCCTGCTCATCGACGAAGCGCAGAACATGCCGGTCGAGACCTTTGAACAGCTGCGGATCCTGTCGAACCTCGAGACCCCGAAAGACAAGCTTTTACAGATCGTTCTGGTCGGCCAGCCGGAACTCGCCGAGAAACTGGCCGGCAAAGAACTGCGACAACTCAACCAGCGGCTGGCCATTCGCGCGACCCTGCGCCCTCTTTCAGCCACGGAAAGCCACGAATACGTGCTGTTCCGCCTGGCGAAAGTCACCTCCACTCCCCAGGAAATTTTCAGTTCCGGTGCCCTCAAAAAAATCATCAGGACGGCGCAGGGTTCGCCGCGAATGCTCAACATCCTCTGCGACAATGCCCTGGTGGCGGGGTTCGGTTTTCAGGAACGGAAAATCACCAGGGCGATCGCGAGTCAGGTCATCGCCGATTTTCAGGGAAACCGGCGCCCCGTTGGTTTCATCTGGAAATACGCCTCCGTTTTCGGCGCCCTGCTCCTCTCCATTTCCGTCCTGAACGGGTCACAGGTCTTCTCCTCCTTCAGAAAAGCCGATCTCGACCGGAATAAACCCGCTGGACCGGTCAACAGCCAGGCCGGGATCGAAAGGGAAACGAAACCGCCACCGGCAAGATCGCCCGCCCCGTCGGCGACCGGGCAGTCGCAGACCACCCTTCTTTCCTCAGGCCCCTTCTCGGTGTCCAGGGCAGCGGAGGGCACAACCGCCCCTCCCGATGAACCGGTGGCAGGCGAAGCGGCGGACAGAGAACCCGAAATCATCGCCGCCCCGGCGAAAAATGAACAGAAGCAACCGGAACCTTCTCCCGCCCTGAGCAAGAGCAGACCCGGACCGAGAACGATCACCGTCAGGAAAGGAGAACATCTCTCCCGGATCTGCCTCGACGCATACGGTTTCGTCAACGACCAGCTCATCAGGAGGGTCCAGGCCGGCAACCCGAAAATCTTCGACGCCGATCTGATCTTCATCGGCGACACGATCATCCTACCGGAACTTTCAAGACAGGAAAGCATACTGTCTGCTTTCCAGGCGAGGCGATAA